The Syngnathoides biaculeatus isolate LvHL_M chromosome 16, ASM1980259v1, whole genome shotgun sequence DNA segment TGCAGGTAATTTGTTCTCAAGTTCGTTATTTCACCACTGCAAACTCTGCTGATGTAAGGGGCAAAGGTTCCTAGAATCCGTCCAAATACCCACCGTAACGCTGCTAAGCCTCATTAGTGAGCGAGCTAACAAGCCCGTCCCACGTCGTCAGCTGTTAAAATTGAGTTTTTGTTCTTCAACCTAGCGAATGTATTTGACTTAGAAGCATTTCATGTTGAGCGCGGCTTTCGCTGCAATTtggactttgtaaaaaaaaaaaaaaaaaaaaatgttttttttttttttttgcatcctttCGCTGTTCGACTGTCAGGTTTGCTCGCCATCGTCGGAAATGTCTGAGCTTGTGGCAGCCAACTCTTTAAGTGGCACCATCCGGGAGGAGGCCGTCGCCCCCGCAGCTTCGGCGTCCTCGGGCGACGACTACCTGTTCGTAGAAGCCCGGCATCCCAACACGGTGCTGCAGGGCCTCAACAGCCTGCGGCTCTACAAGACCTTCTGCGATGTCACGCTGTGCTGCGGCGGCCAGGAGTTCCCCTGTCACCGCCTCGTCCTGGCATCCTTCAGCTCTTACTTCCAGGTGCGCCCCCCCCCATTGCACATTTCCCCAAAACAAAGGTTGAGATTTTCCATCAAACTTCAATTGCTGTAGATGTTATTCTCTTTACCTATTCTGAAGTCCCTTATCATTGTTTGGGTAAGTGTGCCAATCGTTGGCACTTTTAGTGTAGTgagaatatattaaaaaaaagagaggaaaaactcgTGGTTCCAATTTCCCGACCGACactaaaaatgttaacatttttagtAGATTGAGGACTCCTTGTACTCACTCACTCCGTTCTGCCGAGGACAACGGAGGCACtttattgggattttttttctgctttgtacTTTACCTCACTCCCTTGAGAACCTGTGAGTAATCATTTACTGTGCCTGTGTCTCTTCTCGCCCCCCCCCAGACCATGTTTACTACTGACCTGAAGGAGGCCAAACAAGACCGCGTGGCAATAAATGGACTTGAGCCGCAGATGGTCAGCATGCTTGTGAGCTATGCCTACACATCAGAGGTCTTCATTTCCAAGGCAAATGTACAGGTAGGTTCGTCCAGACGActgttttgtctccatttgccgcAAATATGCTTTCATCAACTTAGAGAGGCAAAACAAGACGTGGCCAATAAGAATCCAACCAAATCAGTGCTACCGGGCATGAGTAAGCATCATTTTAGCCATccgttttctcagccgcttatcctcacgagggtcgcgggggctgccggagcctatcccggctgtcgacgggcaggaggcgaggtacaccctgaagcggtcgccagccaatcgctgggcacatggagacagacaacagtcggacttaCAATCACGCTTTTAGTGgtaatttagcgtgtccaatttaaattttgggatgtgggaggaaaccagagtgcccacgcagacacagggagaacatgcaaacttcacacaggcagggccgggatcgaacccgggacctcagaagtgtgaggccaccgctttaccgGCTGCATCACTGTGCTGCTGCCCAATTTTGtactttggttaaaaaaagggaatttttgCAATAAAATTACATCTAATACTTGTCAAACACTTTCAAGAAgtcatttttctttgatttttctcTCTTAACTGCTCAGTCTATAAATTGAGAGGAACTCGTTTTTATCCTTTACGTAAatacccggaaaaaaaaaccaaattgaATTTGGCCAAATGTTTTTGCATAAATACTCCGCCAAAGTCACCTCCTGGAGAGATCACGGCTCAGCAAGTGTTAGATGAAGTCTGTtatgcctttttcttttttgtgtgtgtctgtgtgtatacaATAAAAggacagcattaaaaaaaaaaaaaaaaaagattacaggTTGCATGATGTCAGCAGTCTGTCATTAAAAAGAGGAAGAGCCCGGCATCCCCGACGCATCATCACGACATAGCAGTTGTCAAATTCGGTTCGCAAAGGCATCTCCGTCCCGCGGTAGAAAGGAGCTCCGTCCGGGTCCGAACCAAACCGGGCCACGCTCATCGGTGGCGTTATGGAGGAAACTTAACGTCGGTCTCTCGTGTGCAGGCGCTGCTGGCCGCGGCCAACCTGCTGGACGTGATGGCCGTGCGAGAGGCCTGCTGCCGCTTTATGGAGCGTCAGATGGACGTGATGAACTGCGTGGGGATTCACTGCTTCGCCGAGGCCCACTCCTGTAAGCTGCTGGAGAAACGAAGTATGGACTACATCCTCGAGCACTTTAGCGATGTTTGTCAACAGGTGAGAGGTTGCGAGTGCACCCCCGTACGGGAGGTCCTCAATTTACCGTGGTCCGAattaacttaaaggtcaagtgtcacgcCTATCGCTATCGtcgtgaaaaatacatacaacattattcacgtcattcgacgtccaagtggtcgccatattgcccgcgtggtctgttcattacgtcacaccgcgacattggccattgaaaacacgccgtgccaCCTCCTATGGgacgcggaagctcttttcgaagaagagaacatcgcaCAGTCGACCGGCCAATATtcccctatcgtttcgagccatatttagatgatatgcggctcacttcaaacaacaaactcccagacagtatgtatgagccagcccgtgCGCAGACGCGTACAATGAcacgtttagcacccctgacttacgtgcgtggatcttttgttacattatcagaggattacgcccccctcccctcccccaaaaaaaatcccccgatttatgatgattatttttgttgttgctgtataTACAGCTAccggtcatttggaacccacaaagctctcgtcctttgcacccgtgcaatccatttttcacgacgagccagctctttttgaaaagcatgaagaatgaatccgtcctcccgagtgttggaacaatatccagcaatacaacgagcactttggcaaacacgaaggaacagagagagagcgaccttcccgcaggtaaaactagtaggaACAGACGCGACTGCTTGAGTAGGCGTCTGCTactgacgtcacttcctgtttcttctcgaaaacaaatccctccgagaggattttcatggcgggagtgacaaaaaggcatgtatgtcaaaaaaaactgatgggtcCGTTCctgccgtctttttttttttttttttctccattagtAACATTCATTTAATGACAGTGGCCCGTTAATCACAAAGGTACACTCGCTGTACTcgctgtttattattattattatttacgtTTTGTATTTCTGTCGtcgaattatttttttcctgtaccTCTTAAACATTTCACTAGTGTTTGTTAGCATAGGTCAGTGACCAATTCTGACTTGCGTACAGTGTCATCGGATTGGAACCCTCAAGTTGAATTCCCCAAAAGTGCTGCACCCTCATGCCATATTTGCCGTATTACTGCACATCTCAGACAATGTGGATGTGATATTTTTAAGCAGCAGTTTAATGGGTGCTTGGATTGTCTTTTGCAGGAGGAATTCTTGACTCTGTGTGCGGACAAACTCACTGAGATTCTTGCCAGCGACCACCTCAACGTGTCCAGGGAGGAGTTGGTGTTTGAGGCCGCTTTGCTGTGGCTAAATAAATGCCCGACTCGCAAGCAGAGCTTTGACAAGGTCCGGTGAAAGTCCAATAAACGGTTTGTGGGCTTGAGCAGAATGTGCAGCGCTGTAGCCGTCCCTCCTTTCTCCAAGGTCTTGGAGCACGTCCGGCTGCCCCTCGTCAGCCCCTACTACCTCCACGACATGATCGAGTCTCTGGATGTGGTGAAAGAGAACCGGGGCTGCCAGAGGCTCATATCCGAGGCCAAAGACTACATGCTGCTGAAGGACCGTCGCAGGGAACTGTTCAGCTCCAGGATGCGGCCCCGTCGGTCCACGGGTAAACATTTAGTCCGTCGAGTCGACGATTTGGCACGTGggagtcatttatttagttTACCTTAAAATGAATGACTCCCGCGCGGCGCGTTATTCTATTCTatcacgtggggggggggggggcgctctcTCGCCTCTTTATTACTCATCCTCCGTTTCTATGGTAACAGGGACTTCGGAAGTCATCATCGCAGTCGGCGGGGAGGACGACAAAGTGGTTCTGCGCAGCGTGGAGAGCTTTGATCCCGTCACAAACAAATGGCGGGACCACGCCTGCCTGCCGTTCGCCGTGAGCAAGCACGGCTTGGTGGTGTCAGGTGGGCCGGCGCGCCGCATTAGCTCGTCTCAGATGACGGCCGTGTTGCTGCGGTTAGCGGTGCGCGGCAGCCGCCGTGCGCCCTGAGATTCGAGAGCCTCTTCCAAACACCGAGACAAGCTCCAAATAAGCAATAAAATCAGTGAGCTCGTGGACTTGTCTTTCTCTGCCCTGCAGACTCCATACTGTATTTAGCCGGAGGAGAGTTTCCCGACGGCTCGGCCAGCAGGGAGGTGTGGCGCTACGACACCTGTTTTGACACCTGGATGGAAATGGCGCCCATGAACACTTCTCGCGCTGAACTGGGTGCGTGCCACCGTTTTTAACGCCGCAGCAGTCGGCCAAGTCTCAGTTGTCGGACTGCCTTAGGGCTGAACCGTCTGAAAGGATGAAAATCCGTTTCTCTCTTGGCCGGCAGGCATGGTGATGCTGGACGGTTTCGTGTACGCCGTGGGCGGCTGGGAAGGCCGCTCTCGTCTGGCCTCGGTGGAGTGCTACAACCCCCACACCAACTCCTGGCAGTTCACGGGCTCAGTCAAGATGGCCGTCACAAGTCCCGCCGTTGTGGCCCTGGATGGTCTTCTCTACGTCACTGGTAGGATTTGCGGCAGGTGTATTGGAGCTGCAATTGTACAGGGCTGTCGTTGCCTTTACCCCAAAACTGGAgatgtgtgttttcttttgatAAGTTGAGACGTGGCGGGGACCTGTGTGAGGCAACGGCAGACTTGAAAAGCTGCCCCCGTTTTCATGCTGTGCCTTTTGTCTTTCTCGGAGGTGGCGCGGTTCTGGAGGACGGCGACGGCACAGACCTCACGCAAGTGTATGACCCGAAAACTGCCACGTGGACGGAGGTTTCCCCCATGCAGATTCCTCGTTCCGGTTCAGCGGCTTGTACGCTGAAGGGGAAGATTTACGTCATAGGTACAGAATTGCTCTTGTCCGTCCTCCCGACGTGACTCCCGTGCACggtttgagattttgggggattttcaGACCCGTATTCCAACAAAAATAGATTTGCTCTGCACCGAGCGCATCTCCCTATTCACAACCAAGAGGCGCAATGCGCACTCGGCTGAGAATCTTGAAAGCAGTTTCTTCTTCGGGTTATTAATGTGATGTTGACAATCAGGACGTCGAAACGCAACAAAAAATGGAGATCGTTTTTGCTTTGGAAATCCTCTTTGAGTGGGTGTTAAGACGTTTTACTGTTTCAGTTGTAAatcttatttattcatttatttatttattttttttttttggatcagttcaattatatttatttatttagtccaTGTCATGGGAGGCTAAAATATGGACGAGGTTGTAGCTCGGCACAACTGTAGAGCTGTGACTAAATAATGGTCGTTATAATAGCATTGGGAGGAAAAATATACCCCCAAAATGACTGAATAAGCAGGAATATACCACCAAGCATGCGTTTCCATGAACAGCATAGGTTAAATGAATTGATTTAAATCAATgatcatttcctgtttccaaaaTTTTCTTAAAAGGTGAAGCCGCACTTCTTTAAGGCATGCCgactccctctagtggtacatgAAAGATTCactcattttaatcatgtaaatggGCATTTTAGGAagcctcatttttttgtattttaatgtcgATTGAGTCGAGTGTTTTTTGTTATATGGTGTTGAAGAAGTAGAGTGAAGGGCAATGCGAGTCGTGCCATTCTTAACTGTAGGTGGCTGGCACGCCTCAAAGGAAAACACGGACAAGGTGGAGTGTTACAACCCCAAGACAAACCAGTGGACGATGTGCGCCCCCATGAAAGAACGCCGCTTCCGGCCCGGTGTCGCCGTGGTGGACGGGAAGATCTACGTCCTGGGAGGAGAGGAAGGATGGGACAGGTGAGGCCAAAACAAAATCCGCAGGCACGTCGGCATTCCGTCACATGAACTTGACACCCGATCGTGCCCCACCCCACCGCACCGTCAGATATCACGACACCATCGAGAGGTACTGCGACGAGACGGACTCTTGGGAAATCGTCGGGGAGATGTCCACCAGCCGCAGCTGGCTCAGCTGCGTGTCGCTCCTGCTGACGAAGCAGATCTTGTCGCACATCTAGCCCTGCGCGTCAAACAGCGGCGAGGACTGACGTCAGAGGGCCGCCGTTTGTGCCGGCGCGACCGTGCTCTGAgctgtatttttgtattattattaggTGATGATGTATTTATATGAACTGTGTATATCTGTTAGAATGACATGCTGAAATAACTCcaactgtgaatgtttttggtAAGGTACCTGTGCAAAATGCATGTGAGCTGTGCTTTATACTCAAAGTTTTCAAAGGGTTGTATTAACTTACTGTtgactatatttttttttaaattggtattAGTACTTTTAATTGAagatgacaaataaaatattcaactCTCTTTGAAATACTGACCCACAGTGGCATACAAAGCTTGTGTGAGTCCTGGGTCCGAGATATTTTATACAGTTTGCACTGGgtggcaaaaaatgtttaaaatcgattcagtttttccatttttttttttttaagggttgaCTCAAGGCGTAAATGTATATTGGGACCATATTGACAAACCCTTTGTCAATTTGCAGTCACGAATAAGTTGTAAAACTGGATTTTTGGTCGGTGACTGACTTGATGCCGCGTTGGATTGTGGGCGATGACGTCACACGTCCTCCATCTTTGTCCTACTGTGGATGTCAGCAAGAGTTGGGGAGTCATGCGACCGATTCGCTCTTTAAACAATTTCTCTgtgagttttgtgttttttttttttttaaatttcccccTCATTATGTCACCGCTGTTAATTTCACCTTGGTCATCGCGTCGTTAGTTGGCGAGTACAAACGAGAACTTGCATTTAGTTTGTAGTTAGCCAGGCGGCTAGTTAGCCGGCAAGGTGTCCGGTTGATgcggcgtttaaaaaaaaaacaaaacaaaaaaacaacaatctgtCTGTCCTTTAAAATCAAAAGCAGTGCTCCGGGTTCTGCCATCTGCGCTAGTCGATTTATTACTTATGGCGTGTGCGTggttttttttacctgaattCTATTATTTCTGCTCGACACCGGCACTTGAAGGTCACTTTCGGACTCGGACTTGCAGCTCAGTCTTTCACAACCTTAATCGAGTCCTTAACTCATTTCACAAGGGAAACATGTCCCAGAGCCTACATGGATTGAAATAATAACATACACCGTTTAATTGTGCCTTCTGCCGTACCgaggaagagcatttaattgttctgcttgTCACTGGCAAAAACAGACAGACATCCTTGGCAATGAATCCAAGTGCACGTCAagtttaaaaaagtataaagtcCACAAGAACCTCCAAAAGCCATTGATGAGCTAtgctaatgattttttttcctcgtgtgtatattatttgtttttcatcacgTATGTATTATTGATCAAGCCTCATATGAACCTCCCCCTAAAAATACTGACTCTAGTCTTTGTGGGGGTTTTCTGTAATTATTTCTGTGCATTTGCTGAGTCTTTTGAATTTTTGAAACTGTAAACAGACTTCATGGACACGATATGTTATCCTCGTCGCTGTTTGCAGCAATATTGAAGTGACAATATGGTTTCATTACCTGGTTGAGAATGCACTTCCCCATCATGCAAAAAGCACCTGAATTACACTGAATCACTCTGAAATTCTCAATTTATTCTATGACCTCTTAATCAAAGCTGCATTTGCTTTTCTGGAGAAATTTGCAGCGTTGAAAGTTGTTTAGTGCTGCATTGATGGGGCTGGCCAATTCATATttaatcgattttttttttttttttttttatttcttgcaaCTTCTATAGCTCTAAGTGTGTCCCTGGAAACGTGTATCGCTTGCactaataaaactaaaaaaaaaaaaaaataaaaaaaaaatagtgatctTGTATTGAATGATGtcgctgtcatttttttggatgcaaaatggagaaaacagtTTAAATCAGTAATTGTgaagagtgggggaaaaaaacgtgtattttattttaaggccatatcGCCCAGCCTtcacctttctttctttctttctttttgctgGCATGCAGAAACGATGCTATGCTGCTGCCAGGCCAAGGGAGGCTCTAACTGAGGCCTACGCGGCACACAAGTCGTCCGCAGTGGCACTGCCCGCCCCTCAAAATGTCCAGGTTGGTGCTTCTCTATTTCACGTCCGAACTGGGTTTCCGGCATGAGCCACACgtgagcattttgtttttgtgtcaggTGTCTAAGCTCCCAAACGGTTTGGTGATCGCATCCTTGGAGAACTACTCCCCGGTGTCCAGCGTGGGCGTGTTTGTGAAAGCGGGGAGTCGCTATGAGACGGCGGAGAACCAGGGTGTGGCTCACGTCCTGCGACTGGCTGCAaacttggtgatttttttttttttttttttttcagccgctTGCCTTGCAAAATCCATCTGCCGCATTTTGTGTCGCCCAAACACTTGAATCTGTCATAAATTGCCTTTCCTGGATAAATGgaattttatatgaaaaaaaaaatcagcatgtttttttttgacaatttcaacACAATGAACAACTTTGAAATCTTATGTATGGAGGACTTACATTTGAATTGAGTATCGAGAGGCGGAAAAGCGAATTTTAAGCAATCTTTTCCTTTTGCAGACTACGAAAGGCGTTTCTGCCTTTAAGCTCTGCCGCGGCGTGGAAGCACTCGGAGCCAGTCTGAGGTCCGTGGCCCCGGTGCTGATCAGTTTCTTATCTAACGGGCATCAGACGTAATCCTGTTTGTCTTCTCGCGTCTTGGCCCGCAGTGCCGCATTATCTAGAGAAAGCGTGGTCTACACTGCAGAGTGCTTCCGGGATGACCTGTAAGTGCCGACGCCgtcgggctttttttttctgtggagtGAGCACGAAAGATCTGCGAGTTGGATGCTGCGCCGCACGCTGACTAAAtgatgcgtttgtgtgtgtgtgatcagtGATAATATTTTGGAGTATTTAGTCAACGTGACCACGGCGCAGGAGTTCAGGCCCTGGGAAGTGAACGATCTGACACCCAGGATCAACATCGACAAGGATCGGGCAATGCGGTCCCCTCGATTAGGTCCGTCCCAACTCCGTTACCTTACCGGGGGTGTTGAAGTGGGGGGAGGGCGCGGGAGACGGCCGTCCCAGGGCTGTGAGTATTTCGAGCgggttgttttgctttcactctTTTGTCCAGTTTAGTTAGTCTGAAGACTCTCCCCTCGACTTGTCAAAAGTTTTAGAACGTGctgattttgtcctttttttttttttaagtcaagtaCTTCAAGTCCAATGAGTGCATTAAAATGATTGAGTGACAATTGTACAAGTGAAGTGGTGAATTTTCAGAGGTTGAAAGAAATGTGGCATGGTTGCACAAAACTGATAATTATCGTGCATTTCAGagtgatccaaaaaaaaaaaaatgatgcacttTCCAGACTTGAACTTGAAACTGGACAAACGAGTGAAAGCAACACAAAGCCAGAAACTTAAGCGAAGTTCCACAACAAAGTTGGGGAGAAGTTTCTGATTGCGTTGTCGAGATCATGACACAACTTTCTCCCAAAGTGGGTATAGgataaaaaaattgtacattgagtCCAGGATTTCTTTTGTAACTTGAATAATGTGTTTGCGCATTTGAGTGATATGAAAAATTGAACTGCATacatcttgatttaaaaaacaaacaaacttggtgctctaaaaaatgttatttgtagTAGAAATGATTAGCTTGAACTTTGAAATCCGGACTAAGCCAATTTGATgtccccccctccaaaaaaatgaacatctgCTTTTGCGTTGAAACTCTTGAAAAATGACTGGACTTTTGATGATGAAAATGCTCAGTTGGGCcggatgaaaaaaacaaacaaaaaaaaactgagcggGCCTCACGTGACCCGCTGGCCTTTTTTTGGCCGGCCTCGGTGCTGAAGCTGCTctccaaaatcaaacttttgaaaatgaattagCCGAGACAGAAGTTGAAAATGTTTACCGTGTTTTTTGCTAATGAGGTTGTTAAAAGTGATGATTTTTGCCATGTGAGCAATCTTGCTGACTACAGATTGTGAAACgtggttttttcttttcttctccattCAGGTGTCGTTGAGAAGTTGCATGAGGCGGCTTACAAAAACGCCCTGTGCAACTCTTTGTACTGCCCGGACTACATGGTTGGCAAAGTCTCTCCTCAGCAAGTATGGAtttgcatcccccccccccccccccccccaccttaagAAGTGTCTTTTCCAAATGTATGGTTTTCTTGGCTAACTAGCAATTTTATTGCTCACGTAATTGGTATGTTAGTACGTTTGCATCAACGGGAGTAACCAAAATTCAAATTTGGGGGCTtctaatgggggaaaaaaaaagtttattggaACCCTGCTTTTGAAGATAAAATGGATTCCTCCGTGTTGTTGTCTCCCACATGAAGCTGCACTCATTTGTCGACGACCATTTCACGACGGGCAGGATGGCCGTCGTCGGGCTGGGTGAGCATCGTCTGCCGATAGCAGATGTgggttttttggtttgttttcctCCGACATTGCTCACCGATGCGTTTGCTTTTAGGTGTGTCGCACTCTGACCTGAAGCAGCTGGCCGAGCGGTTCCTCAGTGTCCGCAGCGGGGCCGGAGCGCCTGCGGTTAAAGCGTCTTACCGCGGAGGTAAAGACCCCTGCGGTcgttagaatcagaatcagctttattggccaagtgtgcaaaaaacacacaaggaagttcaaaacaaagagcgacaaagcaacaagaacaaagaagaagacatttctgtttataaccTGATAATAGCGCTGTTGCCATCTTCCGTCACGAGGATGTTGTGTTGCTTACAGGCGAGCTTCGTGTTCAGAACAAGGATCAGCAGGTTCACGCATTGGTGGTCAGCGAAGGCGGCGCGGCGGGCAGCGCCGAGGCCGACGCCTTTGTCGTGCTGCAAAGGATCCTGGGAGCCGGGGCACACGTGAAGCGGGGCGCGAGCGTTGCCAATAAACTGAGCCGGGGTATTGCCAAGGCAACCACGCGGCTCTTTGACGTAAGCAAAAATTCAACGTACGGACTTTCATGATTTGCTCTCTGTCGggtagcaacttttttttccaaaacaaaatttcaCGTGCACCtatttcttaaaggtcaagtgtcatgcctataaactttctaaaatagatattgtaatgaaaaatacttgtgacatttttcacttcaatgtccatacgaaaaaataaatatgagcagagagcgcgtcatccatgcgcaaagttgcggaagtctcattcgacatccataTTGCCCGCATggtctgttcattacgtcacaccgcgacattggccattgaaaacacgccgtgccacctgctatgggacgcggaagctcttttcgaagaagagaacatggcACAGTCGACCGGCCAATATtcccctatcgtttcgagccatatttagatgacatgcggctcacttctaactCCCGACAGACTCCCGGACAGCATGTACaagccagcccggccaaagccgtagccgtgctcggcgccgacgggtacgtcgacacatttagcacccctgacttatgtatgcggatcttttgttacattctgacgGGATTACGTCGCCccacccccaaactattttttttttttttagctgtatacacacctagctgtcatttggcatccacgaagctctcgtcctttggacctgcgcaatccatttttcacgagaaccgggtctttttgaaaagtatgaagaatgaatccatcctcccgagtgttcgaacaatatccagcaatgcagcgAGCCGGCATCATCATCGAGTCAAAATCGTgcgtggtggaaaaaaaacggatgggtctattccggctgccttttttttttcattaataacgtgctaaaaatcatgcatttcatgagagtGGACCTTTAAAAGGGGTCTTTGTTGATGGCTGCATTGTGCGTGTGCCTTTGAAACCATACAAATGtgtaatcgtctcatcatattacaTATAAATTGATGGATAATCATATTTGAAATCCGAAGTCATGGTTATAATTTCTCGGAATCAACTTTAATGGCCTTCTCCTTCAAATGTTGTTACTGGAAAAGGGGTCGGTGACAAAAGCGATGCTTCCGATATCGcaacataattttttattaataatgacCATTTAAGATTTTCGCGCAGATTGTACTAGTTGATGCTTtgctttcacgggccacatcaaatgtttttttttttttgggccggcTCCGGTCCCTGCGCCTCGAGTCTGACCTTCGACCTACCTCGACTGACAGTTGTTGGGCAGAATCGGCACCACGCAAATAAATCTCTCTCTCGCATTGAACATTAAAAGTTGAAATCATCACGAAGCGGACGGAGCAGGTTTTGCGACACACTGCTCAGATAATCTGTTGTGGGCGTCCGGCCTCAAATAGGTTCTGCTTTTCGTCAGGCCTCCGCCTTCAATGCCTCCTACTCCGACTCGGGTCTGTTCGGCGTCTACACCGTCTCGCAAGCCCACGACGCCGACGGGGTCAGTCCGCGCGCAcgcaaaaatgtaattaaccTTTGGCGGCAAACGACCAAACTCTCCATCGTGCAGGTGATCAGAGCGGCCGTCGCTCAAGTGGGCGGCGTGGCCGAGGGCGGCGTGACGGCGGACGACGTCGTCAGAGCAAAGTGAGTTTGGGTTGTGGGCTTGACGGTCTGGCGGGGGGGGGCAACGTGATTGAGATGAATACTTTGCAGCCCCCCAAAAAGATTTGTAACATTTTGCCTCCACGACAATGTGGAGATGTTCACCGGTGGGCGATTTTTTGTGCGCAGGACTCAGGCCAAAGCGGATTATCTGATGTCAATCGAGAGTTCGCACGGCCTCATGGCGGAGGTGGGCGCTCGGGCTCTGGCCGACGGAGTCTACAGGCCGCCCGAGTCGATCCTCCGGGGCGTCGACGCCGTCACCCTGGAGCATGTTGTCAAGGTGAAGAACGTCTTTGCGCTTTGCgctctcttttttctttttttttaaataatacaaacaATTCTTTGTCACTGAATGAATGCTATTCAGAATATAAATATGTGGCCGGTTAggcggtggatcaggtggaaagcgttggcctcacagttctgaagtcacgggttcgatcccggaaaCGCCTGTCTGGactatgcatgttctccccgtgcctgcgtgggtttcctccgggcattc contains these protein-coding regions:
- the si:ch211-256e16.3 gene encoding kelch-like protein 20, whose amino-acid sequence is MSELVAANSLSGTIREEAVAPAASASSGDDYLFVEARHPNTVLQGLNSLRLYKTFCDVTLCCGGQEFPCHRLVLASFSSYFQTMFTTDLKEAKQDRVAINGLEPQMVSMLVSYAYTSEVFISKANVQALLAAANLLDVMAVREACCRFMERQMDVMNCVGIHCFAEAHSCKLLEKRSMDYILEHFSDVCQQEEFLTLCADKLTEILASDHLNVSREELVFEAALLWLNKCPTRKQSFDKVLEHVRLPLVSPYYLHDMIESLDVVKENRGCQRLISEAKDYMLLKDRRRELFSSRMRPRRSTGTSEVIIAVGGEDDKVVLRSVESFDPVTNKWRDHACLPFAVSKHGLVVSDSILYLAGGEFPDGSASREVWRYDTCFDTWMEMAPMNTSRAELGMVMLDGFVYAVGGWEGRSRLASVECYNPHTNSWQFTGSVKMAVTSPAVVALDGLLYVTGGAVLEDGDGTDLTQVYDPKTATWTEVSPMQIPRSGSAACTLKGKIYVIGGWHASKENTDKVECYNPKTNQWTMCAPMKERRFRPGVAVVDGKIYVLGGEEGWDRYHDTIERYCDETDSWEIVGEMSTSRSWLSCVSLLLTKQILSHI
- the LOC133514028 gene encoding cytochrome b-c1 complex subunit 2, mitochondrial, with the translated sequence MTSHVLHLCPTVDVSKSWGVMRPIRSLNNFSKRCYAAARPREALTEAYAAHKSSAVALPAPQNVQVSKLPNGLVIASLENYSPVSSVGVFVKAGSRYETAENQGVAHVLRLAANLTTKGVSAFKLCRGVEALGASLSAALSRESVVYTAECFRDDLDNILEYLVNVTTAQEFRPWEVNDLTPRINIDKDRAMRSPRLGVVEKLHEAAYKNALCNSLYCPDYMVGKVSPQQLHSFVDDHFTTGRMAVVGLGVSHSDLKQLAERFLSVRSGAGAPAVKASYRGGELRVQNKDQQVHALVVSEGGAAGSAEADAFVVLQRILGAGAHVKRGASVANKLSRGIAKATTRLFDASAFNASYSDSGLFGVYTVSQAHDADGVIRAAVAQVGGVAEGGVTADDVVRAKTQAKADYLMSIESSHGLMAEVGARALADGVYRPPESILRGVDAVTLEHVVKAARKFVDGKKTMAARGHLINTPFVDEL